One genomic region from Athalia rosae chromosome 3, iyAthRosa1.1, whole genome shotgun sequence encodes:
- the LOC105685415 gene encoding glyoxalase domain-containing protein 4 has translation MANARALHFVFKIGERKLTTKFYREILGMKVLRHEEFAEGCEAACNGPYANRWSKTMVGYGPEDSHFVFELTYNYGINSYERGNDFKGITIRSKEAIERARSLGWPVQEQNGKFLLEAPGGYEYLIIDEPQPTDRDPVEKVTLSSSNLQRTITYWRDVLKMTVFQQVNRKVLLGYDNNQAKLEFEDVGSGINHAKAYGRIAFSVPHNDLLLLNEEIKKSKQKILTDLLSLDTPGKATVTVLILADPDDHEICFVDDEGFRELSKPDYPSEAILDRFIAKEDKVANQSA, from the exons ATGGCTAACGCCCGGGCTCTTCATTTTGTGTTTAAAATTGGTGAACGCAAATTGACCACAAAATTTTATAGAGAAATCCTTGGAATGAAG GTACTGCGACATGAGGAATTTGCAGAGGGTTGCGAGGCTGCCTGCAACGG GCCTTACGCGAATCGTTGGAGTAAGACTATGGTAGGATATGGTCCGGAAGACAGCCATTTCGTATTCGAGCTCACTTACAACTATGGAATAAATTCGTACGAGCGAGGAAATGATTTTAAGGGTATAACAATTCGCTCTAAAGAAGCAATTGAAAGGGCTCGATCTCTCGGTTGGCCTGTCCAAGAACAAAATGGGAAATTTCTACTTGAAGCACCGGGTGGTTACGAATACCTCATTATCGATGAGCCGCAGCCAACAGATAGAG ATCCTGTTGAAAAAGTTACTCTGTCAAGCTCTAATCTGCAGCGTACAATCACATACTGGAGAGATGTTTTGAAAATGACTGTCTTTCAGCAAGTGAATCGCAAAGTTCTTTTGGGATATGACAACAATCAAGCCAAGCTTGAGTTCGAGGATGTCG GCTCAGGAATAAACCATGCAAAGGCCTATGGAAGGATTGCTTTTTCGGTGCCACATAACGATTTACTTCTTctgaacgaagaaataaagaagtcTAAACAGAAAATTCTCACGGATCTTCTGTCTCTTGATACCCCAGGCAAAGCCACTGTGACTGTGCTAATATTGGCTGATCCA GACGATCACGAGATCTGTTTTGTTGATGATGAAGGGTTCCGAGAACTATCCAAACCCGATTATCCAAGTGAAGCCATTCTCGACAGATTCATTGCCAAGGAAGATAAAGTCGCCAACCAAAGTGCATAG
- the LOC105685409 gene encoding atrophin-1-like isoform X1 translates to MMELKLLLFTFLVLVASFSDVGAKRFSFGGSKSRGSSHTSHTSHSSYKPPVSHYKPPVSHYNPPVHKQTITPVHHGGSSSFLNGERGFGSTGSSNKKSPLSPFAPVPKPPVHSGNNNNKSPFSPFAPVPKPPVNSGNNNNKSPLSPFAPVPKPSVNTGHVTNNNRPPYPSFPPVPTHTGNGNSKPSAPVIGNGQGTPSRPFVPVPPVHNGNSHFGNPHPRPGVNSGSSNHSMGSNVGHSVHQPTQGSHFQTGHIQPTPSYPRQPPYNPSFNRPGNSSHHQLPITPSVIHGTTSGNPYPRQPPYNPSFGQPGNIPHPQPPINPSVVHGTNSGISYPRQPPYNPSFGHPTGNYYPLQPGQQGTHFVQPNPTHIYHQPVMSLPPNPSHTVVVVPGQSGYHRGTGDIFKEAIIHAGVNAAVHRLTSPHYHSSNWNHNSWSNYPPQTGSVTTTHIVNNNYYDQSGGGGGVGLPNNGAGGSNLPQNYPVQSYPNGGQGSFPQTQLPPGVVNPGLNSGNFGSQGSSGQPGNIGPQSPTNGQSYPNQNNGNGQSNTAFDLSGWIPDEELRTISEKLFAMDENNAYKFITLNLQNQTLNNTNLTDQSPQPLFNVQSAAYEIPTIRAIRSLYQTADEIKKKTRENSRKEEALLIDLLLNTNVMTAAMEFLAKKKLIKSDYLEHKDALKRIWFTPYDGNSSGFKRVFQGEAIGGEVLYGIQDWVALDFQEKTNGANYLSYVQEIKLGRIPKASLLKLNFELSGIVKAGTSIFVGTSPELEMALYTICHYTRPDNYCPISLGGTQLTLYTHTFRYFGNDLIDLGFPIIL, encoded by the exons ATGATGGAACTGAAGTTACTGTTGTTCACCTTTTTGGTGCTTGTAGCCAGTTTTA GTGACGTTGGAGCAAAACGATTCAGTTTTGGTGGTAGCAAAAGTCGAGGAAGTAGTCATACATCGCATACGTCACATTCGTCGTATAAACCACCAGTCTCTCATTACAAACCCCCAGTTTCTCATTACAACCCTCCGGTTCATAAACAAACAATAACGCCTGTACACCACGGtg GTTCGTCGTCTTTTTTAAACGGAGAACGTGGATTTGGTTCAACAG GTAgtagtaataaaaaatcgcCCCTCTCTCCATTCGCACCTGTACCAAAGCCTCCAGTACACagcg gtaacaataataataagtcaCCATTCTCTCCATTCGCACCTGTACCAAAGCCTCCAGTGAACAgtg gtaacaataataataagtcaCCACTCTCTCCATTTGCACCTGTACCAAAGCCATCTGTGAACAccg GCCATGTTACCAACAATAACAGACCACCATATCCATCCTTTCCTCCTGTGCCAACACATACTGGTAATG GTAACTCAAAACCTTCAGCTCCTGTAATAGGCAATGGACAAGGAACACCGTCTAGACCCTTTGTTCCAGTTCCCCCCGTGCATAATG GAAACTCTCATTTTGGAAATCCACACCCTAGGCCAGGGGTTAACAGTGGCTCAAGTAATCATTCGATGGGATCAAACGTTGGTCACTCCG TACACCAGCCAACTCAAGGATCTCATTTCCAAACTGGACACATTCAACCAACCCCTAGCTACCCTCGCCAACCGCCGTACAACCCTTCATTTAACCGACCTGGAAATAGTTCACATCATCAGCTGCCAATAACGCCATCAGTCATTCACGGCACAACTTCAGGAAACCCCTACCCCCGTCAACCACCATACAATCCCTCATTTGGACAACCGGGAAATATTCCACATCCTCAGCCACCAATAAATCCATCAGTTGTTCACGGCACAAATTCAGGGATTTCCTATCCTCGTCAGCCACCATATAACCCTTCGTTTGGCCATCCTACCGGAAACTACTATCCGTTACAACCAGGGCAGCAGGGGACCCATTTTGTCCAACCAAATCCAACCCACATCTATCATCAACCTGTTATGAGTCTGCCACCAAACCCCTCGCACACTGTGGTGGTTGTGCCAGGGCAATCCGGATATCACAGAGGAACTGGGGACATCTTCAAAGAAGCAATTATCCATGCTGGTGTTAACGCCGCTGTCCATAGATTAACCTCCCCGCACTATCATAGCTCCAACTGGAACCATAACTCTTGGAGCAATTATCCACCACAGACTGGAAGCGTAACTACCACGCACATTGTTAACAATAATTACTACGACCAatctggtggtggtggtggcgttGGTCTTCCCAATAATGGAGCAGGAGGATCAAATTTGCCTCAAAACTATCCTGTGCAGTCTTATCCAAATGGAGGACAAGGCAGTTTTCCACAAACCCAACTACCACCTGGAGTGGTGAATCCTGGTTTGAATTCTGGAAATTTTGGATCACAGGGTTCCTCTGGGCAACCAGGAAATATTGGACCGCAGTCTCCAACTAATGGGCAATCTTATCCAAACCAAAACAATGGTAATGGCCAATCAAACACTGCGTTTGATCTATCGGGCTGGATCCCTGACGAAGAGTTACGAACCATCagtgaaaaactttttgccATGGATGAGAATAATGCCTACAAGTTTATAACTCTGAACTTACAGAATCAAACTTTGAACAACACTAACCTCACAGATCAATCACCACAACC ACTCTTCAATGTGCAATCTGCTGCCTACGAGATTCCAACAATTCGAGCAATTCGTTCTCTATATCAAACagccgatgaaataaaaaagaagactcgTGAGAACAGTCGAAAAGAAGAAGCTCTATTGATAGATCTTCTGTTGAACACTAACGTAATGACTGCAGCGATGGAATTTTTGGCAAAGAAGAAGCTGATAAAAAGTGATTACCTTGAGCACAAGGATGCCTTAAAGCGAATTTGGTTCACACCATATGATGGAAACTCTTCTGGATTCAAGCGTGTATTTCAAGGTGAGGCTATTGGTGGAGAAGTCCTCTATGGAATTCAAGACTGGGTGGCACTCGACTTCCAAGAAAAAACCAATGGAGCTAACTACTTGAGTTATGTACAAGAAATCAAATTGGGAAGG ATTCCAAAAGCATCCCTTTTGAAACTGAACTTTGAGTTGAGTGGAATTGTGAAAGCTGGgacttcaatttttgtcggtACCTCCCCAGAGTTAGAAATGGCATTATATACAATTTGCCATTACACAAGACCCGATAATTACTGCCCTATTTCGCTTGGTGGGACGCAATTAACATTATACACTCACACTTTCAGATACTTCGGAAACGATCTAATCGATCTGGGTTTTCCTATTATATTGTAG
- the LOC105685409 gene encoding atrophin-1-like isoform X2 has translation MMELKLLLFTFLVLVASFSDVGAKRFSFGGSKSRGSSHTSHTSHSSYKPPVSHYKPPVSHYNPPVHKQTITPVHHGGSSSFLNGERGFGSTGSSNKKSPLSPFAPVPKPPVHSGNNNNKSPFSPFAPVPKPPVNSGNNNNKSPLSPFAPVPKPSVNTGHVTNNNRPPYPSFPPVPTHTGNSKPSAPVIGNGQGTPSRPFVPVPPVHNGNSHFGNPHPRPGVNSGSSNHSMGSNVGHSVHQPTQGSHFQTGHIQPTPSYPRQPPYNPSFNRPGNSSHHQLPITPSVIHGTTSGNPYPRQPPYNPSFGQPGNIPHPQPPINPSVVHGTNSGISYPRQPPYNPSFGHPTGNYYPLQPGQQGTHFVQPNPTHIYHQPVMSLPPNPSHTVVVVPGQSGYHRGTGDIFKEAIIHAGVNAAVHRLTSPHYHSSNWNHNSWSNYPPQTGSVTTTHIVNNNYYDQSGGGGGVGLPNNGAGGSNLPQNYPVQSYPNGGQGSFPQTQLPPGVVNPGLNSGNFGSQGSSGQPGNIGPQSPTNGQSYPNQNNGNGQSNTAFDLSGWIPDEELRTISEKLFAMDENNAYKFITLNLQNQTLNNTNLTDQSPQPLFNVQSAAYEIPTIRAIRSLYQTADEIKKKTRENSRKEEALLIDLLLNTNVMTAAMEFLAKKKLIKSDYLEHKDALKRIWFTPYDGNSSGFKRVFQGEAIGGEVLYGIQDWVALDFQEKTNGANYLSYVQEIKLGRIPKASLLKLNFELSGIVKAGTSIFVGTSPELEMALYTICHYTRPDNYCPISLGGTQLTLYTHTFRYFGNDLIDLGFPIIL, from the exons ATGATGGAACTGAAGTTACTGTTGTTCACCTTTTTGGTGCTTGTAGCCAGTTTTA GTGACGTTGGAGCAAAACGATTCAGTTTTGGTGGTAGCAAAAGTCGAGGAAGTAGTCATACATCGCATACGTCACATTCGTCGTATAAACCACCAGTCTCTCATTACAAACCCCCAGTTTCTCATTACAACCCTCCGGTTCATAAACAAACAATAACGCCTGTACACCACGGtg GTTCGTCGTCTTTTTTAAACGGAGAACGTGGATTTGGTTCAACAG GTAgtagtaataaaaaatcgcCCCTCTCTCCATTCGCACCTGTACCAAAGCCTCCAGTACACagcg gtaacaataataataagtcaCCATTCTCTCCATTCGCACCTGTACCAAAGCCTCCAGTGAACAgtg gtaacaataataataagtcaCCACTCTCTCCATTTGCACCTGTACCAAAGCCATCTGTGAACAccg GCCATGTTACCAACAATAACAGACCACCATATCCATCCTTTCCTCCTGTGCCAACACATACTG GTAACTCAAAACCTTCAGCTCCTGTAATAGGCAATGGACAAGGAACACCGTCTAGACCCTTTGTTCCAGTTCCCCCCGTGCATAATG GAAACTCTCATTTTGGAAATCCACACCCTAGGCCAGGGGTTAACAGTGGCTCAAGTAATCATTCGATGGGATCAAACGTTGGTCACTCCG TACACCAGCCAACTCAAGGATCTCATTTCCAAACTGGACACATTCAACCAACCCCTAGCTACCCTCGCCAACCGCCGTACAACCCTTCATTTAACCGACCTGGAAATAGTTCACATCATCAGCTGCCAATAACGCCATCAGTCATTCACGGCACAACTTCAGGAAACCCCTACCCCCGTCAACCACCATACAATCCCTCATTTGGACAACCGGGAAATATTCCACATCCTCAGCCACCAATAAATCCATCAGTTGTTCACGGCACAAATTCAGGGATTTCCTATCCTCGTCAGCCACCATATAACCCTTCGTTTGGCCATCCTACCGGAAACTACTATCCGTTACAACCAGGGCAGCAGGGGACCCATTTTGTCCAACCAAATCCAACCCACATCTATCATCAACCTGTTATGAGTCTGCCACCAAACCCCTCGCACACTGTGGTGGTTGTGCCAGGGCAATCCGGATATCACAGAGGAACTGGGGACATCTTCAAAGAAGCAATTATCCATGCTGGTGTTAACGCCGCTGTCCATAGATTAACCTCCCCGCACTATCATAGCTCCAACTGGAACCATAACTCTTGGAGCAATTATCCACCACAGACTGGAAGCGTAACTACCACGCACATTGTTAACAATAATTACTACGACCAatctggtggtggtggtggcgttGGTCTTCCCAATAATGGAGCAGGAGGATCAAATTTGCCTCAAAACTATCCTGTGCAGTCTTATCCAAATGGAGGACAAGGCAGTTTTCCACAAACCCAACTACCACCTGGAGTGGTGAATCCTGGTTTGAATTCTGGAAATTTTGGATCACAGGGTTCCTCTGGGCAACCAGGAAATATTGGACCGCAGTCTCCAACTAATGGGCAATCTTATCCAAACCAAAACAATGGTAATGGCCAATCAAACACTGCGTTTGATCTATCGGGCTGGATCCCTGACGAAGAGTTACGAACCATCagtgaaaaactttttgccATGGATGAGAATAATGCCTACAAGTTTATAACTCTGAACTTACAGAATCAAACTTTGAACAACACTAACCTCACAGATCAATCACCACAACC ACTCTTCAATGTGCAATCTGCTGCCTACGAGATTCCAACAATTCGAGCAATTCGTTCTCTATATCAAACagccgatgaaataaaaaagaagactcgTGAGAACAGTCGAAAAGAAGAAGCTCTATTGATAGATCTTCTGTTGAACACTAACGTAATGACTGCAGCGATGGAATTTTTGGCAAAGAAGAAGCTGATAAAAAGTGATTACCTTGAGCACAAGGATGCCTTAAAGCGAATTTGGTTCACACCATATGATGGAAACTCTTCTGGATTCAAGCGTGTATTTCAAGGTGAGGCTATTGGTGGAGAAGTCCTCTATGGAATTCAAGACTGGGTGGCACTCGACTTCCAAGAAAAAACCAATGGAGCTAACTACTTGAGTTATGTACAAGAAATCAAATTGGGAAGG ATTCCAAAAGCATCCCTTTTGAAACTGAACTTTGAGTTGAGTGGAATTGTGAAAGCTGGgacttcaatttttgtcggtACCTCCCCAGAGTTAGAAATGGCATTATATACAATTTGCCATTACACAAGACCCGATAATTACTGCCCTATTTCGCTTGGTGGGACGCAATTAACATTATACACTCACACTTTCAGATACTTCGGAAACGATCTAATCGATCTGGGTTTTCCTATTATATTGTAG
- the LOC105685413 gene encoding DNA repair protein XRCC4-like isoform X1, whose translation MGDDVTTCRVLNKHDDQFIILFTEWLKSSFKTTVFNLKTSSLGEMSTSQVDNFATNRNRTRDEYLKEARIALSGKDKTMEFISTEQKLRWKSGAWNHGIMELKHVPLQEVSLQILEKLVTRQTFLESKVEELKKENDQSKATIERLNEKLEAMTNLKNSMEQTLYERFLEVLNSKKARIRELEEQSKKSCTPGTSESVFDADTDGSETSDQDGTENGVPEWNKSKEKCNSTLFPLKTSASGSNIRKEKFSKRQMEDDDEKMIDSDYEETKRRQKNHRPVASKPSSESNGLKVSKFPVNKPSTSKNYNDIEADKVDSNKVEGNVVVRTTESTSKISMLNLTSEESEEDLFA comes from the exons atggGTGACGACGTAACGACTTGTCGTGTCCTAAACAAACATGATGATCAATTTATCATACTATTCACCGAATGGTTAAAATCTAGCTTCAAGACTACAGTCTTCAATCTCAAAACCAGCTCACTTGGAGAG ATGAGCACATCTCAGGTAGACAATTTTGCTACTAATCGCAACAGGACACGTGATGAGTATCTGAAGGAGGCAAGGATTGCTCTATCTGGGAAAGATAAGACAATGGAGTTTATTTCAACTGAACAAAAATTGCGATGGAAATCTGGGGCTTGGAACCACGGGATAATGGAATTGAAGCACGTACCGCTACAGGAGGTTTCTCTGCAGATACTAGAGAAATTAGTGACACGACAAACCTTCTTGGAAAGCAAAGTTGAAGAGCtcaaaaaagagaatgatcaGTCAAAAGCTACAATAGAAagattaaatgaaaaactggAAGCTAtgacaaatttaaaaaacagcATGGAGCAAACATTATACGAGAGATTCTTGGAAGTTCTCAACTCAAAGAAGGCAAGAATTCGAGAACTGGAAGAACAGTCAAAAAAATCATGCACCCCTGGTACTAGCGAATCGGTATTTGATGCAGACACTGATGGAAGCGAAACCTCTGATCAAGATGGAACAGAGAATGGAGTACCAGAATGGAACAAATCCAAGGAAAAGTGCAATTCTACATTATTTCCACTAAAAACTAGTGCTTCCGGTAGCAATATTAGAAAggaaaagttttcgaagaGGCAAATggaagatgatgatgaaaaaatgatagatTCAGATTAcgaggaaacaaaaaggagGCAGAAAAATCATAGACCCGTTGCTTCTAAGCCATCATCTGAGTCCAACGGACTAAAGGTCTCAAAGTTTCCAGTCAATAAACCATCGACgagtaaaaattataatgatattGAAGCTGACAAAGTAGATAGTAACAAAGTAGAAGGAAATGTTGTGGTTCGAACTACTGAGAGTACTTCAAAAATAAGCATGCTGAATCTTACCAGCGAAGAATCCGAGGAAGATTTATTTGCCTGA
- the LOC105685413 gene encoding DNA repair protein XRCC4-like isoform X2: MSTSQVDNFATNRNRTRDEYLKEARIALSGKDKTMEFISTEQKLRWKSGAWNHGIMELKHVPLQEVSLQILEKLVTRQTFLESKVEELKKENDQSKATIERLNEKLEAMTNLKNSMEQTLYERFLEVLNSKKARIRELEEQSKKSCTPGTSESVFDADTDGSETSDQDGTENGVPEWNKSKEKCNSTLFPLKTSASGSNIRKEKFSKRQMEDDDEKMIDSDYEETKRRQKNHRPVASKPSSESNGLKVSKFPVNKPSTSKNYNDIEADKVDSNKVEGNVVVRTTESTSKISMLNLTSEESEEDLFA, translated from the coding sequence ATGAGCACATCTCAGGTAGACAATTTTGCTACTAATCGCAACAGGACACGTGATGAGTATCTGAAGGAGGCAAGGATTGCTCTATCTGGGAAAGATAAGACAATGGAGTTTATTTCAACTGAACAAAAATTGCGATGGAAATCTGGGGCTTGGAACCACGGGATAATGGAATTGAAGCACGTACCGCTACAGGAGGTTTCTCTGCAGATACTAGAGAAATTAGTGACACGACAAACCTTCTTGGAAAGCAAAGTTGAAGAGCtcaaaaaagagaatgatcaGTCAAAAGCTACAATAGAAagattaaatgaaaaactggAAGCTAtgacaaatttaaaaaacagcATGGAGCAAACATTATACGAGAGATTCTTGGAAGTTCTCAACTCAAAGAAGGCAAGAATTCGAGAACTGGAAGAACAGTCAAAAAAATCATGCACCCCTGGTACTAGCGAATCGGTATTTGATGCAGACACTGATGGAAGCGAAACCTCTGATCAAGATGGAACAGAGAATGGAGTACCAGAATGGAACAAATCCAAGGAAAAGTGCAATTCTACATTATTTCCACTAAAAACTAGTGCTTCCGGTAGCAATATTAGAAAggaaaagttttcgaagaGGCAAATggaagatgatgatgaaaaaatgatagatTCAGATTAcgaggaaacaaaaaggagGCAGAAAAATCATAGACCCGTTGCTTCTAAGCCATCATCTGAGTCCAACGGACTAAAGGTCTCAAAGTTTCCAGTCAATAAACCATCGACgagtaaaaattataatgatattGAAGCTGACAAAGTAGATAGTAACAAAGTAGAAGGAAATGTTGTGGTTCGAACTACTGAGAGTACTTCAAAAATAAGCATGCTGAATCTTACCAGCGAAGAATCCGAGGAAGATTTATTTGCCTGA
- the LOC105685416 gene encoding telomere attrition and p53 response 1 protein — translation MSEDRSDEDPIMDIWYTNWEQQCVEAIEAEPDYEGQLHTSKELYSHQIWTGFHTTASAIAQLYKDRTQGASLWIPFQTAAGTVTSLYKESIDGMRKCSDIGVEMGRQKRSKEIMNWARKKRRTIRREDLLAYLAGKPPPPRPHSHRSSPKPRMMVCGSPPSQSPAPSMVVTPAPASGNDADPELHTFREAIALSGSPISRRGGRQTELSAFISSEFARHHKRPASHDVDMGSPTHKRSRFM, via the exons ATGAGTGAGGACAGGAGTGACGAAGATCCTATAATGGATATATGGTACACTAATTGGGAACAACAATGTGTTGAAGCGATCGAGGCTGAGCCAGACTATGAGGGCCAGCTACACACGTCAAAAGAATTATACTCGCACCAGATATGGACCGGATTTCATACCACAGCCTCAGCCATAGCGCAGCTATACAAAG ATCGGACACAAGGTGCGTCACTCTGGATACCTTTCCAAACTGCTGCTGGCACAGTCACGTCTTTATACAAAG AATCGATTGACGGCATGCGAAAGTGCAGTGATATTGGAGTTGAGATGGGAAGGCAGAAGCGTAGTAAAGAAATAATGAACTGGGCACGAAAGAAGCGGCGTACTATAAGAAGAGAGGATCTTTTGGCATATCTAGCTGGAAAACCACCTCCACCACGACCTCATTCTCACAG GAGTTCGCCAAAGCCTCGCATGATGGTTTGCGGTTCTCCGCCATCACAGAGCCCTGCACCTAGTATGGTAGTTACACCAGCACCAGCATCTGGTAATGACGCAGACCCAGAACTCCATACATTCAGAGAGGCAATTGCATTATCTG GATCTCCGATATCACGCCGTGGTGGAAGACAAACAGAATTATCAGCCTTCATAAGCAGCGAGTTTGCCCGGCATCACAAACGACCTGCATCGCATGATGTTGATATGGGATCACCAACGCACAAACGTTCACGTTTCATGTAA